CTACCCGGCCAGGAAGGCGGCGACCGCGCCGTGCAGTGCCGCGAGGTCGTCGACGTGCACGAGCTCACGGACCGAGTGCATCGACAGCAGGCCGACGCCGATGTCGATCGTCGGGATGCCGAGCCGCGTCGCCGCGATCGGGCCGATCGTCGAGCCGCCCGGGATCGTGTTCACGTTGACGAACGGCTGCCACGGCACGCCGGCGGTGTCGCACGCGGCAGCCCAGACCGCCTCGCCCTTCGCCTCGGTCATGTAGCGCTGGTTCGCGCTGGTCTTCAGGAGCGGACCGCCGCCGGGACGCGGGCGGTTCGTCGGGTCGTGCTTCTCCGGCTGGTTCGGGTGCACGAGGTGCCCGGCGTCGCTCGACAGCAGCCACGAGGCACGGAACGCCCGGGCAGCCTCGGACCGCGAGGCGCCGAGGCCCTCCTGCAAGCGTCCGAGCACGTCCTCGAGGAACGGACCACCGGCACCGGACGGCGTCGAGGAGCCGATCTCCTCGTGGTCGAACGCGGCGAACACGGGGATGTGCGCGCCGTCCGCGGGGGCGTCGACGATCCCGCGGAGTCCCGCGTGCACGCTCGTCAGGTTGTCCATCCGTCCGGACGCCAGGAACTCCCGCTCGATGCCGATCCGCGCCGGGGCCTGCGTGTCGGCCAGGAAGAGGTCCCACGACACCGCGTCGCCCACCCGGGCACGCAGCCACGCGGTGACGTCCGTGCCGCCGTCGTCGCCGCCCACGCCGACGATCGGGATCGTGTGGCGCTGCCGGTCGATCTCCTTGCCGTCGTTCACCCCGCGGTCGAGGTGGATCGCGAGGTTCGGGATGCGCGCGACGGGCCCGGTGGACACGAGCCGCACGCTGCCGTCGGCGTCGACCACCCGGCCGGCGATCTGCAGGTCGCGGTCGAACCACGTCGACAGGAGCGCTCCGCCGTAGACCTCGACGTTGAGCTGCTCCCACCCGAGGGTCCGCACGGCGGGGTTCGGCTTGACGCGGAACGTGGGGGAGTCGGTGTGCGCGCCGAGGATGCGGAACGGGGTCGTCGCGGTCGCGCCCTCCGGCAGTCGCCAGGCGATGAGTGCGCCGTCACGGACGACGACGTAGGCGCCGGCCTCGGTCGGCCACGCGTCGAGCTCGGACAGCTCGGTGAAGCCCGCCGCGACGAGTCGGTCGCGGGCCGCCGCTGCCGCGTGGAACGCGGTGGGGGACTCGGTGACGTACTGGGCGAACTCGGAGGCGATGGCGTCGGCGGTCACCCGACCATCGTGGCACGGCCCGCGGTGCACGACGCCCAGTGGTGACCGGACGCAGGACGGGGCGCGTCCGTCGGACGCGCCCCGTGCCTCCCGTCCGGTGTGGACTAGCCCTTGGTGTGCCCGGCCGAGCCGAGGACCTTCGCCGCCTCGCCGACGCGGGCCGCCATGGCCGTCTCGGCCACCTTGCCCCAGGCGCGGGGGTCGTACTGCTTCTTGTTGCCGACCTCGCCGTCGACCTTCAACACGCCCTCGTAGTTCCGGAACATCGAGTCGGCGATCGAGCGCGTGAACGCGTACTGCGTGTCCGTGTCGATGTTCATCTTGATGACGCCGTTGCGGACGGCCTCGTGGATCTCGTCGTCGGTCGAGCCGGAGCCGCCGTGGAAGACCAGGTCGAGCGGGTTCTCGCCGGTGCCGTGCTTCTCGGCGACGGAACGCTGGATCTCGCCGAGGAGCTCCGGACGCAGCTTGACGCCCCCCGGCTTGTACACGCCGTGCACGTTGCCGAAGGTGAGCGCCGCGATCCAGCGACCCTGGTCGCCCAGGCCGAGCGCGTCGACGACCTTCTCGACGTCGTTCGGGGTCGTGTAGAGCGCGTCGTTCGTGCCCTCGTGCTGGACGCCGTCCTCCTCGCCGCCGACGACGCCGATCTCGACCTCGAGGATCGCGTTGATGTTCCGCGTCTTCTCGATCATGGTCTTGGCGATCTCGATGTTCTCGTCGAGCGGCACCGCGGAGCCGTCCCACATGTGCGACTGGAAGATCGGGTTGCGGCCCTGGCGGACCTCTTCCTCGCTCGCGGCGATGAGCGGCAGGACGAAGCCGTCGAGGGCGTCCTTCGGGCAGTGGTCGGTGTGCAGCGCGACCGTGATGTCGTAGTTCTTCGCGACCTCGTGGGCGAAGCGCGCCATCGCGAGGGCGCCGGCAGCGCGGTTCTTCACGGTGTGGCCGGCGAAGTAGTCGGCGCCGCCCGTCGTCACCTGGAGGATGCCGTCCGAGCCGGCTTCCTGGAGTCCCTGGAGGACGGCGTTGATCGTCTGCGAGGAGGACACGTTCACCGCGGGGTAGGCGAACTTGCCGGCCTTCGCTCGTTCGAGCATCTCGGCGTACTGTTCCGGCGTTGCGATGGGCACTGCGATCTCCTTCGACGTGGTGGTGTCCACGCCGAGCCTAGTCAGGCGGACTGGAGGCGTTACGGGTGCACGTCCGTGCACCCGGTGTAGCTCCTGTGAGGGCGGTGGGTAGGCTCTGGTCGTGACTCCCAGCACTGAGACCGGTTCCCTGTTCCTCCAGCCCGACCGCAACCTGGCGCTCGAGCTCGTGCGTGCGACGGAGGCCGCCGCGATCCGTGCGCAGCCGTGGGTGGGTCGGGGTGAGAAGAACCTCGCGGACGGTGCCGCCGTCGACGCGATGCGCAAGTTCCTCGGCACCGTGAACTTCGACGGCGTGGTCGTCATCGGTGAGGGCGAGAAGGACAACGCCCCGATGCTCTACAACGGCGAGCACGTCGGCAACGGCCACGGCCCGGCCTGCGACATCGCGGTCGACCCGATCGACGGCACCTCGCTCACCGCCGCCGGTCGACAGAACGCGATCTCGGTGATGGCCGTCTCGGACCGCGGTTCGATGTACGACCCGTCGGCCGTGTTCTACATGGACAAGATCGCCGCCGGGCCCGAGGGCCGTGGGGTCCTCGACCTGGAGAAGCCGATCGGCGAGAACATCCGCGCCCTGGCGAAGGCGAAGCACAAGGACATCGAGGACATGCAGATCGCCGTCCTCGACCGGCCCCGCCACGACGAGCTGATCCGCGCGATCCGTGCGACCGGTGCCGGCACGCGCCTGCTGCTCGACGGTGACGTCGCGGGCGGCATCTCGGCGGCGCTGCCCGGCTCGAAGATCGACATGTGCGTCGGTGTCGGCGGGACCCCGGAGGGCATCATCACCGCGTGCGCGATCAAGGCGCTCGGCGGCGTGATCCTCGGCAAGCTCCAGCCCAAGGACGACGAGGAGCGCCAGAAGGCGATCGACGCCGGGCACGACCTGGACAAGGTCCTCGACCAGGACGACCTCGTCACGGGCGACAACACGTTCTTCGTCGCGACCGGTGTCACCGACGGTGTCCTCGTCGACGGTGTCCGCCGTTCACGCGGTGTCATCCACACGGACTCGCTCGTGCTGCGGTCCCGCTCGAACACGATCCGCCGGATCCAGGCCGACCACCGCGCCGAGAAGTGGTTCTGATCCGCCGCACGTGACGGGGATCGCACCCCCAGGCTGACATCGCACCCCGTCTCGGCGGGGTGCGATGTTCGTTCCCGGGTGCAACGCGCCGCAGCGGCCGCTCAGTCCTCGTCGAGCGCCCCGACCAGCTCCGGCGCCGTGAGCAACCGCGGCTCGTCCTCGATCGACACCGGGTCGGCGATGACCTTCGACTCGTCGAGCAGCGACAGCCGCCTGGCACTCGGCAGCACCTGCCGCTCGAGCGACCCCACGAACCGGTTGTAGTCGACCACGGACCCCCGGATGGCCCGTCCGAGCTTGTCCACGTGCCCGCCGAGGGTCGCGAGTCGGCCGTACAGCTCGCGCGACACCGTGAAGAGCTCGCGCGCCTCGGCCGTGACGACGTCCTGCTGCCACGAGAACGCCACGGTCTTCAGGACCGACCAGAGCGTGACGGGCGAGGCGAGTGCGATCCGCTTCCGGAACGCGTGGTCGAGCAGCCCGGGGTCGGCGGCGAGGGCGCTCGAGATGAGGGACTCGGACGGGATGAACGCGATGGTGAGCTCGGGGGAGGCGTCGTACCCGGACCAGTACTCGCGCGCCGCGAGGGCGTCGACGTGCGCCCGGAGCGCCTTGACGTGCTGTGCGACGAGCTGGTCGCGCCGTGCGCCCTCGGCGCCGGTGGCTCCCGCCGGGATCTCCGCCGCCTGCAGGTAGGCGCTGAAGGGCACCTTGGCGTCGACGGCGATCGTCTTGCCGCCGGGCAGGTGCACGACCATGTCGGGTCGAGCGGCGCCGGCCGACGTGGTGACGGCGGACTGCACGTCGAAGTCCACGCGTTCGAGCAGCCCGGCCGCCTCGACCACGTTCCGCAGCTGGGTCTCGCCCCAGACGCCCCGCGTGCTGTTCGAGGACAGGGCGCTCGCGAGCGTGTCGGCGGTGGCGCGCAGCCGTTCCTCGGACTCGGCGGCGGACCGGAGCTGTGCGGAGAGCGCGCCGTACTGCTCGCTGCGGGACTGCTCGAGCTCGGCGATCTTGGCGCGCATCACGTCGAGGGTCTGCGCGACGGGGCTCAGCGCCGAGAGCACCTTCGACTCGCCCTGCTGGCGCGCCGCGTCCACCCCGTGCATCCGCTGCAGCAGGTGCTCGAGCTCGGCGGTTCGGCGTTCGAGCGAGTCGACCTGCCGCCGGTACTGGGCGTCCTGCGCGTCGAGCCGCTCCTCGGCGTCGGAGCGGACCGTGTCGAGCTGCGCGCGCAGCGCGTCGGCCGTCGCATGTGCGGCGGCCGCGTCGACGCCGGCCCGGGAGCGGGCGAGCGACCAGGCGACGACGGCGCCGACGGCGGCGCCGAGCACGAGACCGATGACCAGCGCGAGGATCTGCATGACGCAACCGTGGCAGTGCCCACCGACACCGTGCCTCCAGGCCGGCGGTGTGGCGTCGTCAACCCGCACCGATCCATGTAATGACATTCGGCCAAACGCGGTGTACAGTCGTGACCGTCCGACGATGAAGCCGCACGGAAGGTCCCCGCGTCGCATGACCGATGAAGCGCCCCACGCACACGACGTGATCACCATGGGCCGCGTGTCCGTCGACATCTACCCGCAGCAGACCGGCCCGCTCGAGGACGTCACGACCTTCTCGAAGTCGGTCGGAGGCAGCGCCACGAACGTCGCCATCGCCGCCGCACGGCACGGTGCCGACGCCGCCGTGATCACCCGCACGGGCGACGACCCGTTCGGTCGCTACATCGCTCGGACACTGCCCGAGTTCGGCGTCGCGAACACGTTCGTGGAGACCGTCGCGGGGCTCAACACCCCCGTCGCGTTCTGCGAGGTGTTCCCGCCGGACGACTTCCCGCTGTACTTCTACCGGGCCCCGAAGGCGCCGGACCTGATGATCACCACGAAGTCCCTTCCGCTGCACGAGATCGAGCGCGCGCGGGTCTTCTGGACCACGGTCACGGGCCTCAGCGAGGAGCCGAGCCGCAGCGCCCACCACGCGGCATTGAGGGCGCGGAGCGAAGCGGAGCTTGCCCGAGGGATGTATACAGTGCTCGACCTGGACTACCGGGCGATGTTCTGGTCGAACCCCGCGGCGGCGACGCGCGAGGTCGCCGTCGCCCTGGAGCACGCGACCGTCGCCGTCGGCAACCGCGAGGAGTGCGAGGTCGCGGTGGGGGAGACCGACCCGGTCCGCGCGGCCGACGCCCTGCTCGAACGGGGCGTCGAGGTCGCGATCGTGAAGCAGGGCCCCAAGGGCGTGCTCGCCAAGACCCGCGACGAGGTGGTCGAGTTCCGCCCGCACACCATCGACGTCGTCAACGGCCTGGGGTCGGGCGACGGGTTCGGGGGCGCGCTCGTGCACGGCCTGCTGCAGGGGTGGTCGCTCGACCGCACCCTCGCGTTCGCGAACGCTGCCGGGGCCATCGTCGCCACCCGCTTCGAGTGCTCGACGGCGATGCCGACGAGCGACGAGATCGAGCAGTTCCTGCAGGAGAACCCCGTGCAGCCCACCAAGGAGGACGTCGATGCCTGAGATCAGCTCCGCCGACTTCGCCCGCCTGCGCGACCTGCGGGCCGGTGCACCGGAGCGGGTCGCGGACGTGCTCCGCACCCGCACCCGTCGCCCGCTGCTCGCCGACGACGGCAAGCTCTTCATCGTCGCCGCCGACCATCCGGCGCGCGGCGCCCTGGCGGTCGGGTCGGACGCCACGGCCATGGCCGACCGCTACGACCTGCTCGAGCGGCTCGTCGTCGCCCTCGGCCGGCCGGGCGTCGACGGGGTGCTCGGGACGCCGGACGTCCTCGAGGACCTCGCGCTCCTCGGCGCACTCGACGGCAAGGTCGTCGTCGGGTCGATGAACCGCGGCGGACTCCGCGGCGCGACGTTCGAGCTCGACGACCGCTACACCGCGTACTCCGCGCAGGCGATCAAGGACGCCGGGCTCGACTTCGCGAAGCTGCTGGTCCGCGTGGCCCTCGAGGACGCCGGCACCGTCGCGACCCTCGAGGCGACGGCGAAGGCGGTCAGCGAGGCCGCCGCGCTGCAGCTGCCGATCATGCTCGAGCCGTTCATGTCCTCGTGGCGCGACGGCAGGGTCGTCAACGACCTGTCGGCCGACGCGGTGATCACGTCGATGGCCATCGCCGCCGGACTCGGCGAGTCGAGTGCCTACAGCTGGCTGAAGATCCCGGTCGTCGACGACATGGCGCGCGTGATGGCGGCGACCACGCTGCCGACGTTGCTGCTCGGCGGCGACCCCTCCGGCAGCCCGGACGAGACGTACGCGACGTGGGCCGACGCCCTCGCGCTCCCCGGGGTCCGCGGACTGGTCGTCGGGCGCACCCTCCTCTACCCCCGGGACGGCGACGTGGCCGCGGCCGTCGACGTCGCCGCGTCCCTCGTCCACGGCCAGGAGGACCGGGGCCGGTCCGCCGCACCGGCGCACGTCCCGCACTCCTCGACCCCGGCACCCGCCCAGCAGATCCCGCCCCTGTCCGTCCCGGAAGGAAGCAACGCATGACCACCACCGAGTCGACCGACCAGCGGTCCGGCACCACGACCGTCGGCCACTGGATCGACGGGGAGCACGTCACCTCGACCTCCGGTCGGACGGCGCCCGTGTACGACCCGGCGCTCGGCGTCGTGACGAAGCAGGTCGCCCTCGCGGACCAGGCCGAGATCCAGCGCGCGATCGCCAGCGCCAAGGCGGCCTTCCCGGCGTGGGCCGACCTGTCGCTCACCAAGCGCCAGCAGGTCCTCTTCGCCTTCCGCGAGATCCTGAACCGCGACAAGGCCGAGCTGGCCGAGATCATCACCAGCGAGCACGGCAAGGTCGTCTCGGACGCGCTCGGCGAGATCGCCCGCGGACAGGAGGTCGTGGAGCTCGCGACGAACATCCCGTCGCTCATGAAGGGCGAGTTCTCCGACCAGGTCTCGACCGGGATCGACGTCTACTCGATCCGGCAGCCGCTCGGCGTCGTCGGCATCATCTCGCCGTTCAACTTCCCGGCGATGGTCCCGCTCTGGTTCCTGCCGATCGCGATCGCAGCCGGCAACACCGTCGTGCTGAAGCCGAGCGAGAAGGACCCGTCCGCGGCGATCTGGCTCGCGCGGAAGTTCCAGGAGGCCGGGCTGCCCGACGGTGTCTTCACCGTGCTGAACGGCGACAAGGAGTCGGTCGATGGCCTGCTCACGAGCCCCGACGTCGAGTCGATCTCGTTCGTCGGTTCGACGCCCATCGCGCAGTACGTCTACGAGACGGGCACGAAGCACGGCAAGCGCGTGCAGGCCCTCGGCGGCGCGAAGAACCACATGCTCGTGTTGCCGGACGCCGACCTCGACCTCGTCGCGGACAACGCGATCAACGCGGGCTTCGGCTCCGCGGGTGAGCGCTGCATGGCGATCTCGGTCGTCGTCGCGGTCGAGCCGGTCGCCGACGAGCTCATCGCGAAGATCACGGAGCGCGCGGCGACGCTGCGCATCGGGGACGGGCGCCGTGGCTGCGACATGGGCCCGCTCGTCACCGAGCAGCACCGCGACAAGGTCGCCTCGTACATCGAGGTCGCCGAGCAGGACGGTGCGGTGATCGTGGTGGACGGCCGCACCGTCCGACCCGACGGCGACGAGAACGGCTTCTGGCTCGGCCCGACGCTGATCGACCGGGTGCCCACGACCAGCCGCGTCTACACCGAGGAGATCTTCGGCCCGGTGCTGTCGGTCGTCCGCGTGCGGTCCTACGAGGAGGGCCTCGAGCTCATCAACTCCGGCGCGTACGGCAACGGCACGGCGATCTTCACGAACGACGGCGGCGCCGCCCGGCGCTTCCAGCGCGACGTGCAGGTCGGCATGATCGGCATCAACGTCCCGATCCCCGTGCCGGTCGCGTACTACTCGTTCGGCGGCTGGAAGAACTCGCTGTTCGGCGACCACAAGGCGTACGGCGCCGACGGCGTGAGCTTCTTCACGCGGCAGAAGGCGATCACCTCCCGATGGGCAGATCCAGCCGAGAGGGGTGGTCCCTCGCACGGCGGGATCAACCTCGGATTCCCGTCGAACGGCTGAGCCGACGCATGACGAACGACAACTGGTTCAACCCGAAGGGCAGTCGCCCCGAGGACGGCTGGACCGACGTGGTCGACGGCCGCGTCGACGGCTGGACCCACACCGGCATCCGCACGGGTGAGCTGACCGACGGAGGCGAGCTGCGCCTCCCGGCCGCTCCCGTGGAGCGCATGGTCGTGCCGCTCTCGGGGAGCTTCCACGTCACCTGGTCCGGTGCCGAGAACGGCGAGCAGGGCCTGGAGGGACGTGGCGGGGTCTTCGAGGGACCGACCGACGTCCTGTACCTGGGGTCCGGACTGCAGGCGCAGATCACCGGATCCGGACGGGTCGCGGTGGCCGAGGCGCCCACCGACGTCGTCAAGCCGGTCGCGTACATCGCGAAGGCCGACGTCCCCGTCGAGCTCCGTGGGGCCGGACAGTCGTCGCGGCAGGTGCACAACTTCGGCACCCCGGCCGGGCTCGACGCGGTGAAGCTCCTGGCGTGCGAGGTGATCACGCCGGCCGGCAACTGGTCGTCGTACCCGCCGCACAAGCACGACACGCACCGTGACGGCGAGGAGTCGAACCTCGAGGAGATCTACTACTACGAGGTCGACGTGGCCCGCGGTGTGGACGCCCCCGCCGGCGCCGAGCCCTTCGCGCTGCACCGCACCTACGCGTCGGACGACCGGCCC
The Curtobacterium citreum genome window above contains:
- a CDS encoding DNA recombination protein RmuC; its protein translation is MQILALVIGLVLGAAVGAVVAWSLARSRAGVDAAAAHATADALRAQLDTVRSDAEERLDAQDAQYRRQVDSLERRTAELEHLLQRMHGVDAARQQGESKVLSALSPVAQTLDVMRAKIAELEQSRSEQYGALSAQLRSAAESEERLRATADTLASALSSNSTRGVWGETQLRNVVEAAGLLERVDFDVQSAVTTSAGAARPDMVVHLPGGKTIAVDAKVPFSAYLQAAEIPAGATGAEGARRDQLVAQHVKALRAHVDALAAREYWSGYDASPELTIAFIPSESLISSALAADPGLLDHAFRKRIALASPVTLWSVLKTVAFSWQQDVVTAEARELFTVSRELYGRLATLGGHVDKLGRAIRGSVVDYNRFVGSLERQVLPSARRLSLLDESKVIADPVSIEDEPRLLTAPELVGALDED
- the glpX gene encoding class II fructose-bisphosphatase encodes the protein MTPSTETGSLFLQPDRNLALELVRATEAAAIRAQPWVGRGEKNLADGAAVDAMRKFLGTVNFDGVVVIGEGEKDNAPMLYNGEHVGNGHGPACDIAVDPIDGTSLTAAGRQNAISVMAVSDRGSMYDPSAVFYMDKIAAGPEGRGVLDLEKPIGENIRALAKAKHKDIEDMQIAVLDRPRHDELIRAIRATGAGTRLLLDGDVAGGISAALPGSKIDMCVGVGGTPEGIITACAIKALGGVILGKLQPKDDEERQKAIDAGHDLDKVLDQDDLVTGDNTFFVATGVTDGVLVDGVRRSRGVIHTDSLVLRSRSNTIRRIQADHRAEKWF
- the fbaA gene encoding class II fructose-bisphosphate aldolase, with protein sequence MPIATPEQYAEMLERAKAGKFAYPAVNVSSSQTINAVLQGLQEAGSDGILQVTTGGADYFAGHTVKNRAAGALAMARFAHEVAKNYDITVALHTDHCPKDALDGFVLPLIAASEEEVRQGRNPIFQSHMWDGSAVPLDENIEIAKTMIEKTRNINAILEVEIGVVGGEEDGVQHEGTNDALYTTPNDVEKVVDALGLGDQGRWIAALTFGNVHGVYKPGGVKLRPELLGEIQRSVAEKHGTGENPLDLVFHGGSGSTDDEIHEAVRNGVIKMNIDTDTQYAFTRSIADSMFRNYEGVLKVDGEVGNKKQYDPRAWGKVAETAMAARVGEAAKVLGSAGHTKG
- a CDS encoding M18 family aminopeptidase, with amino-acid sequence MTADAIASEFAQYVTESPTAFHAAAAARDRLVAAGFTELSELDAWPTEAGAYVVVRDGALIAWRLPEGATATTPFRILGAHTDSPTFRVKPNPAVRTLGWEQLNVEVYGGALLSTWFDRDLQIAGRVVDADGSVRLVSTGPVARIPNLAIHLDRGVNDGKEIDRQRHTIPIVGVGGDDGGTDVTAWLRARVGDAVSWDLFLADTQAPARIGIEREFLASGRMDNLTSVHAGLRGIVDAPADGAHIPVFAAFDHEEIGSSTPSGAGGPFLEDVLGRLQEGLGASRSEAARAFRASWLLSSDAGHLVHPNQPEKHDPTNRPRPGGGPLLKTSANQRYMTEAKGEAVWAAACDTAGVPWQPFVNVNTIPGGSTIGPIAATRLGIPTIDIGVGLLSMHSVRELVHVDDLAALHGAVAAFLAG
- a CDS encoding CoA-acylating methylmalonate-semialdehyde dehydrogenase yields the protein MTTTESTDQRSGTTTVGHWIDGEHVTSTSGRTAPVYDPALGVVTKQVALADQAEIQRAIASAKAAFPAWADLSLTKRQQVLFAFREILNRDKAELAEIITSEHGKVVSDALGEIARGQEVVELATNIPSLMKGEFSDQVSTGIDVYSIRQPLGVVGIISPFNFPAMVPLWFLPIAIAAGNTVVLKPSEKDPSAAIWLARKFQEAGLPDGVFTVLNGDKESVDGLLTSPDVESISFVGSTPIAQYVYETGTKHGKRVQALGGAKNHMLVLPDADLDLVADNAINAGFGSAGERCMAISVVVAVEPVADELIAKITERAATLRIGDGRRGCDMGPLVTEQHRDKVASYIEVAEQDGAVIVVDGRTVRPDGDENGFWLGPTLIDRVPTTSRVYTEEIFGPVLSVVRVRSYEEGLELINSGAYGNGTAIFTNDGGAARRFQRDVQVGMIGINVPIPVPVAYYSFGGWKNSLFGDHKAYGADGVSFFTRQKAITSRWADPAERGGPSHGGINLGFPSNG
- the iolC gene encoding 5-dehydro-2-deoxygluconokinase; its protein translation is MTDEAPHAHDVITMGRVSVDIYPQQTGPLEDVTTFSKSVGGSATNVAIAAARHGADAAVITRTGDDPFGRYIARTLPEFGVANTFVETVAGLNTPVAFCEVFPPDDFPLYFYRAPKAPDLMITTKSLPLHEIERARVFWTTVTGLSEEPSRSAHHAALRARSEAELARGMYTVLDLDYRAMFWSNPAAATREVAVALEHATVAVGNREECEVAVGETDPVRAADALLERGVEVAIVKQGPKGVLAKTRDEVVEFRPHTIDVVNGLGSGDGFGGALVHGLLQGWSLDRTLAFANAAGAIVATRFECSTAMPTSDEIEQFLQENPVQPTKEDVDA
- the iolB gene encoding 5-deoxy-glucuronate isomerase, translating into MTNDNWFNPKGSRPEDGWTDVVDGRVDGWTHTGIRTGELTDGGELRLPAAPVERMVVPLSGSFHVTWSGAENGEQGLEGRGGVFEGPTDVLYLGSGLQAQITGSGRVAVAEAPTDVVKPVAYIAKADVPVELRGAGQSSRQVHNFGTPAGLDAVKLLACEVITPAGNWSSYPPHKHDTHRDGEESNLEEIYYYEVDVARGVDAPAGAEPFALHRTYASDDRPIDEFRQVRTGDVALVPYGWHGPAVAAPGYDMYYLNVMAGPDPERVWNITDDPAHGWVRQVWDTETIDPRLPYGEDTAR
- a CDS encoding class I fructose-bisphosphate aldolase encodes the protein MPEISSADFARLRDLRAGAPERVADVLRTRTRRPLLADDGKLFIVAADHPARGALAVGSDATAMADRYDLLERLVVALGRPGVDGVLGTPDVLEDLALLGALDGKVVVGSMNRGGLRGATFELDDRYTAYSAQAIKDAGLDFAKLLVRVALEDAGTVATLEATAKAVSEAAALQLPIMLEPFMSSWRDGRVVNDLSADAVITSMAIAAGLGESSAYSWLKIPVVDDMARVMAATTLPTLLLGGDPSGSPDETYATWADALALPGVRGLVVGRTLLYPRDGDVAAAVDVAASLVHGQEDRGRSAAPAHVPHSSTPAPAQQIPPLSVPEGSNA